The window ACATGACACTTAATGAATACAATACTCTGAAAGTATTTTTCAGATCTCCACTAACCAAATTTCATATGACTGGTCTAGATATTCATAAAGATATTGTTAGTCTTTACATCATTCTGAAAGGAGCATGTTTTTTTTGGCAAGGGCAAGTGCCTTCTCTATGACACTGAGGCATGTATCATGGAAACACATGTTCACTCAATCCTGACACACTAATCAAGATGCTTGGCATATATGCCCAAGAAGTTTATCGCATAATTGTACTAGATATGCAAACAAAATGAAGACTGCTTATGCTGCAGAAAATAAACGCCAAACCTTCTTAAGAGAGTGTGCATTCTTTCCCAATCCATCTTCTCCAGCATCAAATGCATTTTTCCGATAATGTGGTTCATTTGGGTCTCCATAAGGAACAACCATCTCAACAAAACTCAATCTGTGAGCAATAGGTCGGCGTCCACGGTTCCCATCAATGTATGCAACAGAATGGATAACTAAACCCTCTTTAGGGGTGAAGCCAATACGGAAATTCCACTGGCAAGATACATACCAAGAGTAAATTTCAGGACCAGGTCCAGTTTAATGTTGGATCAACAAAAGAAATCGACACTGGACAGGTATTTTACCTTTTGCCATTCCACAAAATAGCCATTGATACGGAAACTTGGGCCTTCAGGTTGATTGATAATAAGAGGTTTCACATCACTTCGATCAACACCACCTCGTGTTTCCCCAGGGGTATAGTTCCTCAAATGATCTGGTGGGGGCAGAGGCACTAACTTCCGATCTTCAAACTCTATCACAACATTGTTTTGCATATCAACAACAACATGGATTCCTTCAACAGGACGTGCATAACCATTCTCCATAGGGCTATCACTTTCGGTTCTACAAAAGATCAGAGGTTTGCCAATTCTTCGGTTGGGAGCATCAGCATCACTGTAGTAGCCTGCACACCTGTTTTTTAGAAGCAAAGATGAAGTTTCGAGTAAGATTGCAACCAGATCCGAACAATAAAACCAGATCTGAACAATAATATTTTGTAGTGCACTACAACACATGATTATTTATATCTAGCTTACCATGCATCTACCATGACAAGATCCATGTCATCTATGCCTCTTTTCTTCATTGCTTCAATAAAAGGCGGGTAGTTTTTCACAGTTGCTTCACATTCAGCATATTCCATAGCGTCCTGCAAAATACTCAAGCACTATCAAAGTAATGTCCTGCAAAATACACAGGGACAATCCAACCAAGGCTAGCACTTGATTTAATTAGTAGATGAGCATTAGGTAATATTTTTTACATCACATCACTAGCATTTATGATACAAATGCGGGCAATTCAAGCAGGTAATAAACATCAGTGTTCTAATTGGCAAATGCCACAGTTTACCAGCAATAAATTAGAAGAGATTATCAGGTAAATACCAAAATataggggtgcaaattggtgacccttaggtgcacctccaaccctctttagtgtgcacctccaaccctctttagttcaaaaatttgtactaaagagggttggaggtgcacctaagggtcgcTAATTAACACCCCTACCAAAACACAACGCATATCGTTACTAAATATTTTCAATGTACACGTTAAACAGTGCTAGATGGACTCGTATGTCGTGGTAAAATGGTCACAAGAAGAAAAGACAACATCCAACCAATCTATATAGACATACCATTGCAGGTTGGACATCTGGAACAACTTCTGATGATATAACCTTGCCTCTGTGATGTCCGCCCCTAGTAGCAGCATGCACTTCAGAGAGTTCTACAACCCAAATACTAGTCtcgtttgtttgtttgttgtaGACAACAAGCCTGGCCCTCCTAGATGGCAACCTGCTTGGAATAACAGGAACACCTTTTGTTCTGGGAAGCAGAGATGGTTGGAATGGTGGAAAGAAGTATGCATCAGCTAATGCTACAACATTCTTTTCAGGCTCCAGGAGCACAACTTCAACAAATCGCATGCTGTCTCGCACCTATAATTTTGGAAAGTTGGTTGTAAATTATTTATTTGAAATGTGCGCTCCTGTTTTCACAGAGAAACGTCGTAGGTTGGCAAACCTCAGGAGTTCTTCCAGCAGCTCTCACAGTTGCTACAGCCACAGAAATTTCAGCAGCAGACAAAGGATCCAATGGGTGGCTTCTCTGCGCCCTCACCATGATTGGAATCCctgcaatgtttttttttctcagatTGGACATCACAATTTAGCACTAAAGTAAATAAGGGTACAAAAGAATGCATCAACAAACCTAATAacacaaaaattatgaaatacgCAAATGCACACTAGCCAACATGCACAGAACCATGATAAGCCTGGAACACTTGCTGATAGATACATCTCCAGCATACTACATACTTTACAGTATTCTTATCATTACACGTCTCTTAATAGCAAGAAAGAAGCCACATGGGCTGGTCAGAAATTATATGTATGCAATTCTTAAAATTATGACACCATCTTATGCAAGGGGATAACCAAGGTAATGAAAACATTAAAAAGAAACTGGAAATGCTACAAGTGAAAAGCTCTTCTTTGTTCGCTACATGAACAAACTTAGAGAATGGGATAATCTAAATCACAGGTCACTGGACAAGATCAACAAAAGCAtaagaggaagaaaaaaaaaagctacaaGCAGAAATATCTTCCTGGTTCACTACATGGACAAACTCAAAGAATGTGGCAATCACTGAACAAAGATCAAGTGGAAATACGAGTCGAATTAAGCCTGTCATATGCAAGCCAGATATTATACTAGTATACTACTATTGGGATGACAGTTAAGTTCAACTGATCCAACCTCTTTACAGGATACTATAACTTATTCCTGTTATCATCCGGTCCAGTTGAAATTTTCTTTTTTGGAAAAGAACCAGCAGGAGTTCTACCCATTCATATATATTAATAAAGGAgaagagcaatgtccaacaAAACAAATGAAAGGAGCCTAAGCTCAATAACTGGCCcaatacattttttttttcattttaggaAACCATAACACTATAATAAATCTTATATTTGTATTGTTTGTTGACTTTGTTGAAAGAATTGGTTCAGGGTTGTTAACTTGGCATACCATTACCTTCTCCAACAAAAAAACATGCTAAGGAAACAGACAACTGCAGGAGATATTCCACGCATAATCAGACGCCGCGCTGGACACAATCAGCACTCATGAGTAAACACACTCGTAGGCCCCACCAACCCCACACGATCCACTATTGAAGTATGTGCATTGAATGTGGATGAGCCACTCATGTAGTATCAGACTGCTTTTGGCCATGCTGTGATCCATACAAAACATCTAGTGGTCCGGTTACTCAAATTGTTAACAATGGGGTCACACCATCGCTTCAACAGAATCCTGAATCCAGAACAGTATATCTCGCACATCATAATTCCTAACTGCATTCCACTACTGAGGGATAACAATACCATCCCCATTATAAACACTGACTGAGCTGTGTCAGGTTTAATTTATGCTGGCAGCATCACCAACACAAATTGTCTGCGCCATCATTCTAGTGAGTTACTATACAATTATTTTGGTAGCGAATAAACAAATGCAACCACACGGATGTTTGTCATGATCATCAGATTCTCACAAACTAAGATGATGCTTTAATGGCAGAATTATTTTCAGACGAATATGAAGCCGCTAAGATCTACTAGTACTCTCCCAGTCTCCTGTTCATGACATGGGTGACCAAGCTTGGAAAAATAAGTAGACTCAGCGTCGCGGCATCATATCAAAGCGTATCGCTACATCACTACGATCTGACCTTACAAATGTGATCGCGATCAGCACGACACCAGCACCAGGCATTTACCCTTTCGAAATCCCTTCCGTCACACGACCTGCCGaaacatccccccccccccccccccccccccaaattacGCCTGATCCCCATGAAAACCCACAACTAATCGCGATTCCGCGTCGTCCCTCGCGTCACGCGGCCCGTGAATTCGTGCGTCACGAATCCAGCAGCAAGCACGGGAACAGCGTGACACCTGATCGACGGCACACGCACCCACCCAAGTGATGCAGCAACCGAGGAAAGCAGAGGCAGGGGAAGGCTAGTAGTGATCCGATCACGCGTACCTTTGGTCGAGCCCTTCGCGGTGGTGCCCGGCGCGGCCTCCCCCGCCatcacggcgccgccgccggatgacGGCGCGACCTGCGCCTTTTCCTCAGCTGCGGCCATTGGAGCGGTTTCGCGACCTGGCCGTGCCCGTACCCTCCTACTCCGCGGCAGTCACGATCTGACATGCAGCACCGGGCACCagcccctccgcctccgccgccactacCGCCCCGTCGTCGGCCGGGGTTAGGGATTTAGACGGCCGTGCGCGCGGACCGCGTAATGGATAGCGGgtctcggcgacggcgagcgggcaaGGCCAGTTGTCGACGAAGGGTTTGGGGGTGGGGGTTTTGTGGACTCGTGGTTTGTGGGGGCGCGTCTCTGCTTCTGCAGTTTTGCTTTCTGGAGCAGTAGTGGCctggtgtggtggtggtgggcacTCGCGTGTCGCGTGGCGTGCGCTTTATATAAAGCTGGCAGCGCGGTTGGCAATAGGTTGCGGCGACCGGCGGGGAAGGCGCAGCGCCGCAACGTACGGTGCGGGCGGGCTCGCGGCCTCGCGGGACTCTGCGGTGCCGATACCCGCGATGGGTGCTTGTGTTCTATTGGCGTGCGCGTGCTGCCCTTGGGGCCTATGGGTGCTAGCTAATCATGCTTCTGAACTTTTGGTCCAGAATACTACTCCTGCCTACTGTTGCATTTATTCAGAACTACTCctgcctgctgttgctgctcttCAACTGTTGTTGCTTGTGAGTGTgaatcaatacaaaatatatttctcATTATAGGAATCACGATTCTAGGTGTCAATTACATATAGTAGTTCgacttttctttaaaaaaaatacggCACGAGTGCTGCTCATTTGCAAGAACAAAGGAAGCAAGCGAGTTTTTACATAGGAGATATTACATAAAAGAGCTTAGACTCACTCAAACAACATAAGAAAAGGCTTAACATTGAAAAACTAAGAGCAAGTATTTTAATGCCAGCTAGACGGGCTGCGAGCTGTACTGGTCAGAAAAAATCATAGTTGGCGGAGAGAGAatagaggagagagaaggaggtAGGCGAGTTGTGAAACGCCGGCTCGTATGGACGGATGATTGCTGCACATCAGTTTGAGGGCACTCCCATTGGCTCAAGGTAACAAAAAACATTAATTGATGCTATAGGCCCCACCACAGCCACTATGGACCCACCACTACCATCCCTCCCTCCAGCTGAATGATGTGGCGCTGCTTACCGCCGGCTGCTGGTGAAACCATAAATCTTGCTCTAAGGGAGCTAACCTTCCGCAGGCCGCTGCACGCAACAGTAATTCAGCTTTGATGAGACTAGGCACCTGAACCGGCTGCTAGAACTCGTTATTAAAAACTTCTCTGGTCCTGTTCATTCCAAATATTCCACATTGTGACCATCAAGATAGCTGCCACTGATCTCTATTTCTTGAAAGTCCACCAAGCCTGAATGTCGACGCAATCCGCTTGCAAAGAGGGTGGCGCCAAGTTTGGCCAGGTGAAAACCAGGTGCCGAACCTCCTTCATGAAGCTGCAGTTCGGACACAACGAGTTCACGATTAACAATTTCTGACATCGCATCTCACCTTCGTCTTTGTGGGTGTGCGGAAGCGCCGCGTTACGGCAGACCTGCTTGATTGGTATTGTGCCGCAAAAAGAGCTAATGTATGTGTACTATCTAGGTTTAAgtgatatgatctttatgtgcaTTAGAGAGTTAGCTAGTATGCTCTGCTAGGTGTCGCTATTTACCTATAGTTTAGAAATGGTTTCCGCCCACAGTTGTCTACATATAAACCTAACGGGTCACGCATCTAAGGCTTTTATATGTTATACACGCAAGTTACCACAAAAAATAGATGATTTCATACACATGAGTTGCCACACATATAAGATACAAGTTATCATACATATAAAATAAAAGTTatcataaaaatatttataaattatcATAAAAACAAAGTTACCACAAAAGCATAATAATCTATTATAAATATAAGTTGTCATAAAAATCATTACATACATAAATTAACACAAACATAAAATGTCATACGCATAAGTTGTTACTATAGTAATATAGTATATACATAAGTTGCTACAGAAAAAAAAGCAAGTCAtcacataagttgctactagTGTAAAACATTGTTAAAATGCATACGAGTGGGTCTAGTTTTGTTCGCTCATCGTATAGAACATATTGGTTTAATCGATTTTCGAAACGGAGATAATATGAAGTAGATAAAATACTTTTTAGATAGTTTTATAAGAAAGAAATTCATCTTCCTCTTTAAGGGAGCTGCGTGCACGGACATGCAAATTGCATAATTGGTCACTGGGAGTGTACGTCAAGCAGTGTGGAGTTGCTGGATCACGGGCATTAAACAGGCCAAAGgcgggccggcgcgcggcccgCGACCGATCGCCAAGAAGCTTGGCTAATATGGAGGAGGCCTCAGCTGGAACAGGCCGAATTCATACCATGCAAGCATTGAGTTCGGCCTAAGCCCAGAGAGTAGCCATCCCTGGGCACCTGAGTCCTTCCATCTGGTGGGTACCAAGGATCGCGTGCAATCTGCCTGCAGTTCAAAGATAAGACAAACACAACTGAGAAAAATGACAAGGACCCCGCTGATTCTTCTTATTGGCAGGTTGCAACAGAACCTGCTCCTTTTCTGTGGTCCGCTGCATCCATTTGCATATGGCCAACTGAGAAAAATAGTATCTCAATGACAAGCACAACTTGTGTGACGGTATTGTCCGGCTTGTGTTGAAGCATGTCCCAATCCAGATCGGAATTGTTTTTTGTTGTTTCCAACCTGgacctttcttcttttttcaatATAATTGGCAGTTCTTtcgtttttttttccaaaaagtgACAAGCACATTAGCATGTCAAATGAGAGACCTCATACCATTTATTCTTGGACCACAACCGTTTCGTTCACATGTTAACATTTAGTCCAGGCAGATTTCCCATGGGACAAAACATACCCATGAAAATTCACTCCACAAATTGTCCTGCACTTCTGCAGTGCTGGTAAATATTCGTGGCGAATGGAGAATCTAGACGGTGTGGTAACAAAACAGTTGCACTATGAACAGTAAAGTATTTGTTTATCACAAGAACTGAAGAATAGTAAACTGAGTGCAAAGAAGAACAGTTGGCATGGTGCATCAATTTGCTTATTGTGCACAGTGCCACAGTGGATATAGCAACAGATAGGAAACCAAACAAGGAACACAACAAATATTTCAGAATCCAAGGATTTTCAACAGCCATAAGATGCTAATGCCATGCTAACACAGGAGAGAAACAACAGCAAAAAACATTGAAAACGGGCTGGACCTAAGGGGAGCCCAACATGATCATGCAACTGGAAACAGTCAGGGGGGCAGCTGCTACCCCAAGTTTTGGATTAGGCAGGAATCTTGCTCATATCCCCTTGCACCACCCATTCTATCAACCACCCATTCGTCTCAGCCTGGACTGGGGCCACCACAGAAACCAAGATCTTCCTTCCATCCACATAACCATGCTCATTTCTTCCCATAGATTCCTATTGCCACCGCTTTCCCTTCTCCTTCCGCCTCTACTACCCCTTAATCTCATCTCTTTCCTCTTGCTGCCCCCATTAGCCCCCCTCTTTTGCTTCCGCCACTCCATGTCTCAATCCTCCCCATTCTTCTCCATCGCCCGAGCACATGCTGGAGCAGGAGGGTGGACTGCGGCAGCCGCTCTTCTGCTCCGTCAGCCCGTTGCTCAGCTGCCACCTATTCAAAGCCTGAGGTGTTTCTCTTCGGCTAGAGTGACAGATGCCAAGACACTGCGATCACACCTGAGTCTCCCTCGTGCCTCACTATCCTCCTTTGCTGATGCTGATGATGGCTCTGGCACAAAAGCTGGTGATGCAGAGGCAAGGGAGAAGCGGAATGGGGAAAGCGAGATGTCAGAGATGGCCAAGGCATTCCATATCCCGCCACGGATGGCGATGTCAATCTCCGTGATGATTGCATTCGCTGCCCTCACCATGCCGCTGGCGATGCGGTCACTGGTCTGTCATGGGACCTTCAAGATGAGCGTGCTGGCATATCTGACGCTTCTGTCAGGGTTCTATATGGCATGGAATATTGGGGCCAACGATGTTGCAAATGCCATGGGGACGTCAGTGGGATCTGGGGCTTTGACACTACGGCAGGCGGTGCTGACTGCAGCGGTGCTAGAGTTCTCCGGCGCATTCCTTATGGGCACCCATGTCACCAGCACCATGCAGAAGGGCATACTGGTTGCGTCTGTGTTCCAAGGAAAGGACTCTCTGCTCTTTGCCGGATTGCTATCCTCCCTTGCTGCTGCTGGCACATGGCTCCAGGTATGTTCCATCACCCTTTTGAGCTCTTGCTATACCAGGTCAATCAGATCATCCAGTCTTCTGATGGCCACAAGGATCACAGAATTACTGAGACTTCACCCAGTTGATCATCATCCTACAATACAGTAGGTTTAGGATGTCGTATCAGTGAGATGATTCATAGTAGAattgcatgatttatttgatatggAAAATTCAGAGATTTACATTCATAGAAGCTAGTAAATCTTGCCAACAATTTGTAGCGGCTAACCGCATCTTAATATGAAGCTTAATATGTGAAAACCATTCAGATGCAAAAGGGTCAAATCACATAAAACTTTAAAGAATATATAGCTCAAGTACTCAGCACAGTCCATTTATATCTTGTAGTAAGAACTCTGCAAATAGAATGCACTTAAGAGACTAGGAACAACTCTGCAAAGGGAAAGCAACCAGTAACTTAAACAAATGTAACCAACCATCTACCTAGAGCATGGTTTTCACTTAACGATATGAAAATCTCATATGTGCACATTGATATTAGTTTAGTTGTATGAAGACTTAGAACCATTAATGCACACTTCCCTTAGAAGTACACATTTCATTTCTAATTCTCAGAGATATTTGTCTAGCACTTCATCTACAATGGAATAGTAGGTACACAAACAAATAGACCAAGGTAACTCATTGCGCAAAATTTGCTAATAACATATCAGTGAgaaacaaaatttgaagaaCCTTGCATCTCAAAGTTGTAGCAAGCTGAAGTTTGCTTGAATCTATGTAAGCAATGAAGTTATGATATTCACATGTTTGGGTGCGAATACAAATAAGGTAGCATGCTTCCTGAATTAGCTTTCTATCATCATTGGATGTAATACATCTGTCAATATTCCAATTTTTTTAGTCTTGAGAATGCAGATTCCTAACATTTACAAGGAACAGGAAGCATCCAAGAACATTTATAAGCATCTATAGTATTAACTCATGCTGTTTCTTAGGTTGCTTCGTCATATGGCTGGCCTGTCTCAACTACACATTGTATTGTTGGGGCCATGGTTGGTTTCGGGCTGGTATATGGAGGGGTGAATGCAGTTTTCTGGAGCTCCTTGGCTAGAGTATCTTCATCTTGGGTCATTTCTCCCTTGATGGGTGCAGCAGTATCTTTTCTTGTTTACAAGTGCATACGCAGGGTAAGTGCTACAGTAGTTTCCCTTTGTAagctactccctctgtttttatttacatgtcacattaggtttgtcctaagtcaaacttggcaaagtttaaccaaatttatagaatGCACTTAATAAcatttacaataccaaatttgttttaTTGAATCCACCATGAAATATATGTTGATAGTATATATGTTGGATAGTAcagttg is drawn from Panicum virgatum strain AP13 chromosome 1N, P.virgatum_v5, whole genome shotgun sequence and contains these coding sequences:
- the LOC120656279 gene encoding copper methylamine oxidase-like → MAAAEEKAQVAPSSGGGAVMAGEAAPGTTAKGSTKGIPIMVRAQRSHPLDPLSAAEISVAVATVRAAGRTPEVRDSMRFVEVVLLEPEKNVVALADAYFFPPFQPSLLPRTKGVPVIPSRLPSRRARLVVYNKQTNETSIWVVELSEVHAATRGGHHRGKVISSEVVPDVQPAMDAMEYAECEATVKNYPPFIEAMKKRGIDDMDLVMVDAWCAGYYSDADAPNRRIGKPLIFCRTESDSPMENGYARPVEGIHVVVDMQNNVVIEFEDRKLVPLPPPDHLRNYTPGETRGGVDRSDVKPLIINQPEGPSFRINGYFVEWQKWNFRIGFTPKEGLVIHSVAYIDGNRGRRPIAHRLSFVEMVVPYGDPNEPHYRKNAFDAGEDGLGKNAHSLKKGCDCLGFIKYFDAHFTNFTGGVETIENCVCLHEEDHGILWKHQDWRTGLAEVRRSRRLTVSFICTVANYEYGFYWHFYQDGNIEAEVKLTGILSLGALMPGEQRKYGTTIAPGLYAPVHQHFFVARMDMAVDCKPNEPYNQVVEVNVKVEDAGPKNVHSNAFYAEEKLLKSELQAMRDCDPSSMRHWIVRNTRNVNRTGQPTGYKLIPGSNCLPLALPEAKFLRRAGFLKHNLWVTSSKNDEMFPGGEFPNQNPRIDEGLATWVKKDRSLEETNIVLWYVFGLTHIPRLEDWPVMPVERIGFMLMPHGFFNCSPAVDVPPGPDMDAKEAESPKDIHTELISKL
- the LOC120656280 gene encoding inorganic phosphate transporter 2-1, chloroplastic-like, translating into MIMQLETVRGAAATPSFGLGRNLAHIPLHHPFYQPPIRLSLDWGHHRNQDLPSIHITMLISSHRFLLPPLSLLLPPLLPLNLISFLLLPPLAPLFCFRHSMSQSSPFFSIARAHAGAGGWTAAAALLLRQPVAQLPPIQSLRCFSSARVTDAKTLRSHLSLPRASLSSFADADDGSGTKAGDAEAREKRNGESEMSEMAKAFHIPPRMAMSISVMIAFAALTMPLAMRSLVCHGTFKMSVLAYLTLLSGFYMAWNIGANDVANAMGTSVGSGALTLRQAVLTAAVLEFSGAFLMGTHVTSTMQKGILVASVFQGKDSLLFAGLLSSLAAAGTWLQVASSYGWPVSTTHCIVGAMVGFGLVYGGVNAVFWSSLARVSSSWVISPLMGAAVSFLVYKCIRRFVYSAPNPGQAAAAAAPIAVFTGVTAISFVAFPLSKVFPIALLQALSCGAVGAIIVTRVIQKQLGELLSSEAEKIESAEKADVQQVGFLSDIAGPTGAQLQIVYGVFGYMQVLSACFMSFAHGGNDVSNAIGPLAAALSILQGVASSAEIVIPTEVLAWGGFGIVAGLAMWGYRVIATIGKKITELTPTRGFAAEFAAASVVLFASKLGLPISATHTLVGAVMGVGFARGLNRVRAETVREIVASWLVTIPVGAVLCIFYTMILTKILAYFM